In a genomic window of Deltaproteobacteria bacterium:
- a CDS encoding helix-turn-helix domain-containing protein — translation MRAMKCPECGGAVSEKIGTHAYLGDELPNLELRGVKLRTCEDCRATSVVIPKLAKLHRLLAVTIAKSAHQLAPGEIRFLRKHLGWSGQDCARHFGVTPETVSRWENGVKPMGPTAERLLRLSALVVDPVEEYPLPDELGERPSGVRFSAALDHEWRIRAT, via the coding sequence GTGAGAGCGATGAAGTGTCCGGAATGTGGGGGCGCGGTCTCGGAGAAGATCGGAACGCACGCCTACCTCGGGGATGAGCTCCCGAACCTGGAGTTGAGGGGCGTGAAGCTTCGGACCTGCGAGGACTGCCGGGCGACGAGCGTGGTGATCCCGAAGCTTGCGAAGCTGCACCGGCTGCTGGCTGTCACGATCGCCAAGTCGGCGCATCAACTGGCTCCAGGGGAGATTCGGTTCCTCCGAAAGCACCTGGGATGGTCGGGACAGGACTGCGCGCGTCATTTTGGGGTGACGCCGGAAACGGTGTCGCGATGGGAGAATGGGGTGAAGCCCATGGGGCCCACGGCGGAACGACTTCTCCGGCTTTCGGCGCTCGTGGTCGACCCTGTGGAGGAATACCCGCTCCCCGATGAGCTTGGTGAGAGACCCAGCGGGGTGAGGTTTTCTGCAGCGCTCGATCACGAGTGGCGGATCCGCGCGACCTGA
- a CDS encoding amino acid permease: protein MRRTPEPAGVRYEHVGEDYLAQRTLRKGAGWILLWALGVGATISGDYFGWNYGLAVGGFYGMAAATLLVSVLFVCMVFSIAELSAALPHAGGFYSFTRSALGPTGGFVCGVTDTIEYVLSPAVIVDGIAGYLHALWPLVPAHVWWVGAYALFVAINVRGVELTLQVSLIVTTLAVAVLLAFFGGALLSGAFSTELLFNVAPSAGQSARGFPHGLVGVLAALPYATWFYLGIEQLPLAAEETYDVVRDMPRALRLGLATLLVLALATLVLNTGVGGGAEAIARSDAPLGEGFKAVFGAGATTWVLTLTALAGLVASFHSLLYAAGRVLFALSRAGYFPRVISLTNRHKTPHVALILSGGLGLGCVMLLDRFRGGAVGAALLNMAVFGAVISYVLVLVSFIKLRLGRPALPRPYRSPLGIAGAAVGVLLALLALVATFASPKLRPAVLGVAVFLALALLYFALYSRKRLVAQAPEEAAARGEEGGA, encoded by the coding sequence ATGAGGAGAACGCCCGAGCCCGCGGGGGTACGTTACGAGCACGTTGGGGAGGACTACCTGGCGCAGCGCACCCTGCGCAAAGGGGCGGGGTGGATCTTGCTCTGGGCGCTCGGGGTCGGCGCCACGATCTCCGGGGACTACTTCGGCTGGAACTACGGCCTCGCCGTGGGCGGCTTCTACGGTATGGCCGCCGCGACGCTGCTCGTGTCGGTCCTCTTCGTCTGCATGGTCTTCAGCATCGCCGAGCTGTCGGCGGCTCTGCCGCACGCCGGAGGTTTCTACTCCTTCACGCGCAGCGCCCTCGGTCCGACGGGCGGCTTCGTCTGCGGCGTGACCGACACGATCGAGTACGTGCTCAGCCCGGCGGTGATCGTGGACGGCATCGCCGGCTACCTGCACGCGCTCTGGCCGCTCGTGCCGGCTCACGTCTGGTGGGTGGGCGCCTACGCGCTCTTCGTGGCGATCAACGTGCGTGGGGTGGAGCTCACGCTCCAGGTGAGCCTCATCGTGACCACGCTCGCCGTGGCGGTGCTCCTCGCCTTCTTCGGGGGCGCGCTCCTGAGCGGCGCCTTCTCGACGGAGCTACTCTTCAACGTGGCACCTTCTGCGGGTCAGAGCGCGCGGGGCTTTCCGCACGGGCTCGTCGGCGTGCTCGCGGCGCTGCCCTACGCGACGTGGTTCTACCTCGGCATCGAGCAGCTACCGCTCGCCGCGGAGGAGACCTACGACGTGGTGCGCGACATGCCGCGGGCCTTGCGCCTGGGGCTCGCCACGCTGCTGGTGCTCGCGCTCGCGACGCTGGTGCTCAACACCGGCGTGGGTGGAGGGGCCGAGGCCATCGCGCGCAGCGACGCGCCGCTCGGGGAGGGCTTCAAGGCCGTCTTCGGCGCGGGCGCGACGACCTGGGTCTTGACTCTCACGGCGCTAGCGGGCCTCGTGGCGAGCTTCCACAGCCTCCTCTACGCGGCGGGGCGCGTCCTCTTCGCACTCTCTCGCGCAGGATACTTCCCGCGCGTCATCTCGCTCACCAACCGGCACAAGACCCCGCACGTGGCCCTGATCCTCTCGGGGGGCCTCGGACTCGGCTGCGTGATGCTTCTCGACCGCTTTCGTGGCGGCGCGGTCGGCGCGGCGCTGCTGAACATGGCCGTCTTCGGCGCGGTCATCTCCTACGTGCTCGTGCTGGTGAGCTTCATCAAGCTGCGGCTCGGGAGGCCCGCGTTGCCCCGCCCCTACCGCAGCCCGCTCGGCATCGCGGGCGCAGCGGTCGGAGTGCTGCTCGCACTGCTCGCCCTCGTCGCGACCTTCGCCAGCCCGAAGCTCCGTCCCGCGGTGCTCGGGGTCGCGGTCTTTCTCGCCCTGGCGCTCCTCTACTTCGCCCTCTACAGCCGCAAGCGCCTCGTCGCGCAGGCCCCCGAGGAGGCCGCGGCGCGGGGGGAGGAGGGCGGCGCATGA